TCTATTAACAAAATAGTTATCCAATGAAATAGGTACAGGAATTAATCCATTAACTCTTAGCTGAATTCCTAATCTATTAGCAAAAGTAGTTTTTCCTGATGATGAAGGTCCTGATATCAGTACCATCTTTATGTTTTCTTTCTCATATATCATATCTGCTATATTTGCTATTTTCTTTTCATGCAAAGCTTCTGATACTCTTATTATATCTTTTATCTCACCATATACAACCTTATCATTTAGTGCACCTACATCTCCTACATCTAATATTTTTCCCCATTTTTCTGTTTCTCTAAATATTTTTGTAAGCTTTTTGTATTCAATAAATTCCGGTATAGTAAAAGGATCCTTTTCTCTAGGATATCTTAATATAAATCCTGGCTCATAATACATAATATCAAAATTCTTAATTGCTCCTGTTGAATATGCCATAGGCCCATAAAAATAATCATATCTTCCATCTAATTCATATAATTTAACCTCTTCCTGTGGAATATGATTTAAAAGCCTAACCTTATCTTTCATTTTGTACTCTTTAAATATATTTATAGCTTCTTCTTTTTTAATTGAAATTTTATTAATCTTTATATCTTTATCTATTATTTCATTCATTTTATTTTTTATCTTTAATATATCATTTTCATTTAATGCTAATTTCTTATGAATCTCACCATACAATCCTTTGCCTAAAGAATGTTCTATAATAACAGTAGATTCAGGATATAAATCTAAAACTGCTTTTATAAAAATAAATTGTAAAGTTCTAACATAAGTTCTCAATCCTATTTCATCTGTTATATCTACAGGGATGAATTTCCCTTCCTTTTTTACTTTGGAAGTTAATTCATAATATTCTTTATCTATTTTTCCTAAAACAATAGGTATATTATTTTCTAATTCATTTTCTTTTACTATGTCATACAAAGTTTTATCCTTAGATACTAGAATATTACTACCATTAGGTATATCTAGCTTTAATTCTTGCATTCTATTCATCTCCTTATTTTAGGCTGTAATATTATTATAATTCAATTTATTATATTTTGTTACCCATATTTATTCATATTTTTATTTAAAATTGCCACAATATGATTATAAGGAGGTTTACATATGTTTATAGTCTTAATTAGAACTATAATTTTATATCTTTTAGTTATTTTATCTATGAGATTGATGGGCAAAAAACAAATAGGTGAATTAGAACCTTTTGAATTAGCTATAACCATAATGATATCAGAATTAGCCTCACTACCTATGCAAGATTCACGTATACCCTTGTTACATGGAATAGTCCCTATACTAACTCTTTTAATACTTCAAAATATACTTTCTCTTATACAACTTAAGAGTGAAAAAATAAGAAGCTTAATTAACGGAGAACCTAGTCTATTAATAGAAGATGGTAAAATTAACTTTGATGAATTAAAAAACCAAAGATTTAATATTAACGATATGATGGAAGAACTGAGACTTCAAGGATATTATGATTTAGAAAATATAGAATATGCAATATTAGAAACTAGTGGACAATTATCTATAATTCCTAAAACCGAAGAATCTCCTGTTACTAAAAAAGATTTATTTTTACAAACCTCTCAGGAAAAATTGCCTATAACATTAATATTAGATGGGAAGGTCAATAAAAAAAATTTAAAGTTAATAAAAAGAGATGAAGATTGGTTAAAAAATCAATTAAGAAAAGATAATATTAAATCTTATGATGAGCTATTAATAGCTATTTTAAATTCCAAGGGTAATTTATATTATCAAAAAAAATAAGATTATAAGTAGGTGATATTATCAAAAGAAGCGTAACATCTTTTATATTATTTTTAATTTTAATTTTCATTCTTGTTAATTACTCATTTAAACTAAATAGTACTTGTAAAGGATTCATAAATCAATGTAATGAACTAGAAGAATTAGTTACATCTAATTCATGGGAAAAAGCATATGGTAAATCTTTAGAGCTATTCGATGGTTGGCAAAACAAGCATTTTGTTATTTCTATAGTTATAAATCATTCTGAAATAGATAATATAAATAATGAACTATGGAAACTTACTCAATATGTAAAATGTAAAAGTAAAGATGAATCATTAGCTTCTATCCATGTGGTTAAGTTTTTATTAGAACATATTGTTAAGATGGAGAAAATAAATATAGAAAATATACTATAATATTAGTATGTTTTAATATATAAGCTACACTAATATGATATATGTTACTCATAATTCATTTGCTATACTTTTAAAAAATATATAAATGAATTATAATTAAATTGTGGAAAATATCTAAGTAATAATTTATAATATAATTATAGTTATGAAACAAAAGTCCCATAGGGACTCAATTAGTCCCTACATTCATTTTTAAATTTATTTTGGAAGGTGGAATTTTAAATGGCATTAGTAACAACTAAAGAAATGTTTAAAAAAGCTTATGAAGGTAAATATGCTATAGGAGCATTCAACATTAACAATATGGAAATATTACAAGGAGTTGTAAACTCTGCTAAAGTTGCAAATTCAGCTGTTATACTTCAAGTATCTGCAGGAGCTTTAAAATATGCTGGTCCTAAATACTTAAAAGCAATGGTAGATGCAGCTATAGCTGATACTGGAATAGATGTAGCTCTACATTTAGATCACGGTCCTAGCTTAGATGTTGTAAAATTAGCTGTAGAAAGTGGATTCACTTCTGTAATGTTTGATGGTTCTCATTATGATTATGAAGAAAATGTAGCTAAGACTAAAGAAGTTGTAGAGTATGCTCATTCTCACGGTGTTGTAGTTGAAGCTGAATTAGGAGTATTAGCGGGAGTAGAAGATGATGTACAAAGTGACGTACATATCTATACTGATCCAGAACAAGCTGTAGATTTCGTAAATAGAACAGGAGTTGATTCTTTAGCAATAGCTATAGGAACAAGCCACGGTGCTTACAAATTTGCTGGAGAAGCTCAATTAAGATTCGATATATTAGAAGATATTCAAAACAAATTACCTGGATTCCCAATAGTTCTTCACGGAGCATCTTCTGTAGATCCAGAATCTGTTGATACTTGTAACAAATATGGTGGAGAAATAAAAGGAGCTAAAGGAGTTCCTGCTGATATGCTTAGAAAAGCATCTTCAATGGCAGTATGTAAAATAAACATGGATACAGATTTAAGATTAGCTATGACAGCTGGTATAAGAAAAGTTCTTTCTGAAGATCCAAAACAATTCGACCCAAGAAAATATTTAGGTGAAGGTAGAGCAAGAATAGAAAAAATCGTTGAAGATAAAATAAAGAATGTTTTAGGTTCAACTGATTCTTTAAAATAAATCTCATAAAACCATACTAAATAATTGATATAATAGTAGATAGATTTTATCTATCTACTATTTTTTTGGTATTAATTTGTATAATCAATACCATTCTAATAGCAAAATATTCTTTAAAGTAGAAATAAGGAACTACTGCCTGCTATGCCTAGATAACAAATTTAAGCTTTAGATGGAGTTTTTACTCACACTAAAGCTTAAAACTTACTTATTAATTGCATATATAGTTTTAATTCTTAAATCACAAATATCTATTTTTGCATATAATTATAAACATTTTTAATCATTATATTTACAGATCCATCCCCTACTCTTTTTACTTCGAACCTTGATTCATCGTGATAAGACTCTTCATCTATATATAAATCAATATCTTTATCTACTCTTATTCTTATTCTTTTAAATTTTTTATCTACCCATTCTTTATCCACAGATATTTTATCACTTACTCCCTGCTGTGAAATAAAGCCTTCATAATTTAATTTAATATCCGGATTTTCTCCAAATATATCTTTAGAAACCTCTTTTACATCTATAGTGTCTTCTTCTTTTAGTAACTTATTTACTGTTCTTATTATTTTTTCTGATGTATCTGCATTTTCATTTAAATTAGACTTAGCCCACTTCTCTGTAGCTTTCACAAAATTTTTTGTGGCATCTCTCTCATTCTCTACTATCTTACAGCCCAAGTATTTACTTATAAAATAATTTGAACCATATTCTTCTTTATCTTTAGATTTTTTCTGTTTATCTATAACCATTAGATTGAACTCTTGATTTTCTCTTATAGGTTTTATAAAAGCACACTTTTGTATCTTTTGAGCACTCGCAGGCAATCCTGTAAACTCTGGCACTATGTCTATACCTATTTTATCTTCTACCATATCCACTACATGAATATAATTTTTAACATAATCCATCTTTAATATAGCTAACATTGGTCCATATTCTGTAGATATGGAAACTATCATTAAATCACAAGAAGATATATTATCATTACCCTTCATTAATATAAATAGTTGTCTAGCCAATTCTTTAGAGACATCCAACAAATCATTT
Above is a window of Clostridium sporogenes DNA encoding:
- a CDS encoding nucleoside kinase, producing MQELKLDIPNGSNILVSKDKTLYDIVKENELENNIPIVLGKIDKEYYELTSKVKKEGKFIPVDITDEIGLRTYVRTLQFIFIKAVLDLYPESTVIIEHSLGKGLYGEIHKKLALNENDILKIKNKMNEIIDKDIKINKISIKKEEAINIFKEYKMKDKVRLLNHIPQEEVKLYELDGRYDYFYGPMAYSTGAIKNFDIMYYEPGFILRYPREKDPFTIPEFIEYKKLTKIFRETEKWGKILDVGDVGALNDKVVYGEIKDIIRVSEALHEKKIANIADMIYEKENIKMVLISGPSSSGKTTFANRLGIQLRVNGLIPVPISLDNYFVNREDTPKDENGDYDFESIDALDIDLFNEDLKHILNGEEVKIPTFNFKKGKREYNGKNIKLPKNGILIVEGIHGLNPVLTKKIPDKNKFKIYISALTQLNIDNHNRVSTTDVRIIRRLVRDYLSRGYGGEETLKMWPSIKRGEDRNIFVFQENADVMFNSTIVYELCILKKYAIAELDKIDKNSSVHYEATRLKSFLNFFKEVDMSLVPDNSILREFIGGSCFYEY
- a CDS encoding DUF421 domain-containing protein — protein: MFIVLIRTIILYLLVILSMRLMGKKQIGELEPFELAITIMISELASLPMQDSRIPLLHGIVPILTLLILQNILSLIQLKSEKIRSLINGEPSLLIEDGKINFDELKNQRFNINDMMEELRLQGYYDLENIEYAILETSGQLSIIPKTEESPVTKKDLFLQTSQEKLPITLILDGKVNKKNLKLIKRDEDWLKNQLRKDNIKSYDELLIAILNSKGNLYYQKK
- a CDS encoding DUF4363 family protein — protein: MLVNYSFKLNSTCKGFINQCNELEELVTSNSWEKAYGKSLELFDGWQNKHFVISIVINHSEIDNINNELWKLTQYVKCKSKDESLASIHVVKFLLEHIVKMEKINIENIL
- the fba gene encoding class II fructose-1,6-bisphosphate aldolase encodes the protein MALVTTKEMFKKAYEGKYAIGAFNINNMEILQGVVNSAKVANSAVILQVSAGALKYAGPKYLKAMVDAAIADTGIDVALHLDHGPSLDVVKLAVESGFTSVMFDGSHYDYEENVAKTKEVVEYAHSHGVVVEAELGVLAGVEDDVQSDVHIYTDPEQAVDFVNRTGVDSLAIAIGTSHGAYKFAGEAQLRFDILEDIQNKLPGFPIVLHGASSVDPESVDTCNKYGGEIKGAKGVPADMLRKASSMAVCKINMDTDLRLAMTAGIRKVLSEDPKQFDPRKYLGEGRARIEKIVEDKIKNVLGSTDSLK
- a CDS encoding nucleoid-associated protein; the protein is MEYIKEVNINEAIIHILDNNSEEPILNEYKLRLDDEIYKFILKHVDRCLKDEELKYAVFNEERNIVKELSQEYLNGQNDLLDVSKELARQLFILMKGNDNISSCDLMIVSISTEYGPMLAILKMDYVKNYIHVVDMVEDKIGIDIVPEFTGLPASAQKIQKCAFIKPIRENQEFNLMVIDKQKKSKDKEEYGSNYFISKYLGCKIVENERDATKNFVKATEKWAKSNLNENADTSEKIIRTVNKLLKEEDTIDVKEVSKDIFGENPDIKLNYEGFISQQGVSDKISVDKEWVDKKFKRIRIRVDKDIDLYIDEESYHDESRFEVKRVGDGSVNIMIKNVYNYMQK